TCTTTTAGCGAGAGAATCTTGCTAACCAAAAGAAAGCCCTTGAAGTGGACGCCCCCCCTGTTGAGTGGACACCGGGTTAAGCTACACGTTTGAAATCAAAGAACGAGACAGTAAACTCGAAGCAGCACGAGAAGCACGAAAGAAAAAGAGGCGGCAGGAAAAAACTCCGGCCAGCCCAACACCATAGAGTCCCGGAAAAGGAAACTTTCAACCCACTAACTCAATAGGGCTGTTTTTCCAACTCCGACTGAGGCAAAACAGCCTAAAGAAACCTCAAACAGTAGAAATCCTACTGCAGATAAAGCTGTCAGAAAATCTTACACATATACAAAAGCAAAAAAAAACGCAATAAAAGTTAATAAAAACAATATTTTACAAATTGGCACGATATATGCTTTTTTAGATGGGCACGATTTTATAACTGAGATGGCATACAAAAAATATTGAGTTTTATCCCCAGCAGACAAAGGAGAACAAAAATGAAAAGACTAACAACGCTATTAGCAGCATTCGTGTTATTTTCAGGCATTGGAATAAACGCCAACGCATTCGTAATTCAAGATTTCACTCTAGACTTCAGTGTTATTGATAGTGATTTTGGGACCTATTCCAACATTAACAATATCAACTATGACAGCATACTCGAACCAAATACGTGGATATTCCAAGACTTAGGAAGCGATGGAGTCTTAGGGAACGGTGACACCTTTACTGAAAGCGGTTTTATGAATTTAAGTAGTCTATCACCTGGTGGCACACCTTTTCTCTTTGACACGGATAACAGCCTTGGCTATGGAGCGAACCATAGCTTCTATGTCAACATGTACTACACAAACCTTACAGGCAGCATTTCTGAGTACGACGACAAAGGCACAACTGACCCAACTGACGACACTTGGAATTATAGTTTCGATTCGGGAGCTGGAACAGTAGGCTGGTATTTTGATAATGATGCCGATCCTTCAAATGGGACAATAAGTACTCTATTAACAGGTCACGTCATTCCCCTCTCAAGCGGAACTGCTGATGGCTTCCTCTCTGGCGCAGGAGCATCCTCAAACTGGGATGTAACAGCAGAAATTGACACGGTAAATATTGCAGGTTTCTTACTTGATGAAGAGGGTAATGAATTATGGAATACCCTCGGGCAATTCAATTGGCTACAGACAATAACAACTGGGGACACAACAATTGTAAGCCAAACATATAACCCCCAAGCCAATCAAATAATATATGTAGGCATAACTGGCGACCAAACTGTTTTAAACGCCGTTCCTGAACCTTCCACCTTCTTTCTTCTCGGTAGCGGACTGCTTGCTCTTGGGCTGATTGCTCGCCGCCGCAAAGCATAACACACAGCAGCAGTAGAATTACAAAGGGAGCAGGTTACTAGGGAACCTGCTCCCTTATTTTTTCCGTTCTCCCACTCCCCCCACCAACAGCGTGTTAACCAATATCTGTTGCAGTCCATCAATTATGATTATGGCTTCATTGTCGGAAAAGTTTACAAACATCTCTCCCCACACTGGGGAGAAACATAAGGCAGCGATAAAACATTAAAGAGACAAGGCTATTCTCAGTATGGAATGATTCATGCGCTTTCTTGATAACAACATTGATATTCCTGATTAGGACGAATCTTCCGCTACGTCAAATCGACCGTCACTCCCGCGTAGGCGGGAGTCCAGAAAGGCTGAAAAGGGTGCAAAACCTCTGGATAGCCGCCTGCGCGGGTAAGACGAACAAAGCTGGCGCAAGATTAGTAATAATCAGGTTGATATTAGAAGGAGGATCCCGATGAAAGTTTTCCGATACCTGTTTGTTCTATTCGCGCTATGTCTTATGGCAAGCCCCACATTAGCCCTTACAATAAATTTCAGCGACCAAACTGCAACAGACGGATCCGGGAAGACAAGCCCATATATCGGCTCTGACTCCTCATTGACCTATTTCATAGAAACCTTTGACGAAACGGGATCCAGCCCATTTGGTGAAGGGGTTTACAGTTCCGATTCAACCAATATTGCGGCCAGCACGATCACCGTCGATGCAGGCGGGGCATTCAACACACTCGACCCGACAAAACTCGACGTGGTTGGCGGTTTTGGCATCACAACCGGCACAAAAAGTTACGCGGCAACCCCTGCTGATGACAGAACGTCATTTGCTTATGGCCCTGGGGCACCTGGAGCAGGATATGCATTGCCGGCATCTGTAAAAATAGAAAACGAAGACTTTCTGGGATACCAACCGGGAGTTTATGTTCGCTACTTGGGGCTGTATTATGGATCGATTGACAACTATAATGAAATTGCATTCTACAGTGGCGACTCATTGTTAACAACAGCAAGCGGTTTTCTGACGGACGGTATTTTATCCGGCAGTGAGATCCTTGTTTACATGAATGGGACAACCGGAAATCAGTTTGAAGAAGGTTCGAATGTGTATGTAAATATGTTTTTTGATGCGGACGAATTGTTTACAGCTTTTGAGTTTCGCTCCACAGGCGTAGCATTTGAACTGGACAATGTGGTTGCCGGCGTTGCTCCGGCACCAGTTCCGGAACCTTCTACCGTTCTGCTGTTGGGAACCGGCTTAGCGGCCCTGGGTTTCGCGGTTCGCCGTCGTCGATAACAATATAGACGCTTCGAACGAAAAGAGCGGGCCGGCAGCCCGCTCTTTTCGTTGGTCAATCACGCTTCAAGAAAGAAGGCCGACAATGGTCGCCTTAAAGCGCGAACCACCTCAGTGCCACGACCAACCCGAAAGAGTCCGACAAGGACACTCTCTTCATCCAAATCCATCCTCTCGAAAAGTTGCAATCTGATCGCCTCAAGATGTTGCTGTTTCTTTAACGAAACACAGTGTTCCGGCAACAGGCCTTCGCGCTGGCTTTGCATCAGGCAGGCCAGCCCTGCGATGGGCTGCACGGCCAAACCTTCATAAGACAGTTGCAACAACAAACGTTGCCACAGACGCCCCCCGGCAAGGTAGTCATGAACCTGAGCTCCTGATACAGCAACTGCAACGATGGCAGAAGCACTGCGCAATGTCTGCCGGGCCTTCATCTGCACAATGCGGGAAAATCCGACGTTGTTCAGCACAGACACCCACGTAAAATTCTTCAAAAATCTGAATGCCAAGCGATCCATGGTATTGAGGCCTAAGGTTTTGATATCCAGACCGTCACCCGTCTGGCGTGCCTCAATATCAGTCCAACGAATCTGTTCAAATAAAAACCCATGCAACTCGGCAACTTCAAACACCAATCGATCATTGTAGGAAAGCAGATCAGCAAGTTGCCGAACCTGTTGTGGTTCATACGCAACCCCGACGCGTTCCCCCTCTTGATCTGACAATGCCATCCAGCCCTCGATTTGGCTGTCTGAAAACTTAACAGGCTGGTAGCGTTCCCGGTTGGTGTGACGATGTGGGATCGCCTTAAAAAGACGGGATTCCTGTTTGGGACCTTCGTTAAAAGTGATGGTGGCGATATGGGTGTCATTGTCTGGATCCGGTAGCAAACAAATATCGGCCTGCAACCCAACGGCCGGTGCGGCGACATCGACCGTCTCAAGCAAAGCACCATGGGCAAGCAGCGAGGCTCTTTGCTTCAGGTTGTATAAGGAGGTATCCTGCTCGGGGTCATTAAAGAGCTCGACCGTCATTCCAGCGACGTTGAATCGCCAAGGCTGACAGTTATCTCCGGACGGTGCCATAATGGCATACTCGAGAATATTTTTAATGCGTGGGTCCATTTTATTGTCCTGTATGTAGGGGTTAGATTTCGGTTTCAAAGCATGCCGGAATGACGGACTTTTTTCGGGCACGTCAGCTTCGGCATCCGTCATTCCCGTGCAGGCGGGAATCCAGAGGTCTCCACTCCGTCAGATGGGAAGGCTCTTTTAATCAAATTTCAGCAGCAACGCGGGCAATACAACCAGATCACTGATCACGGCAAAAACCATAATCAACGCACTGAGCACACCGAATTGAATGGTGGGAACAAAGCTGCCAAACAGCAAGATACCGAATCCTCCGGTCATAATCAGTGAGGTAATCACAATCGGGCTCCCTTTGATACAGACGGCATTCTCAACAGCAATAATCGCATCGTTCCCACTTTGCCGTTGCTGCTGATACTGGCAAATAAAGTGTATGGTATCGTCAACGGCAATACCGATAGCCACGGCGGAAATAATGGCTGTTGCACTGTTAAGCGGCACCTCGAACAGCCCCATAACAGCAAAATTGAGCAGAATGGGCATCATATTGGGAACCAGGGATATCAAGCCAAGCTTCCAGGAGCGAAACACTCTCAGCATCACAAGGAAGATCAGGAAAAAAGCCAACGCGAGGCTTTGCACTTGGCTGTTGACAATAAAATCAATGAGCTTGTTGGCGATTAATGTCTTTCCGGTGACCCTGGCCTCAAGTGTCGTTCCCTGAGTGACCTTATCGAGATATGACTGTGTCGATTCAATATAACCGGACACCACACTTGAATTGTGCTCGGTAATCCGCGCCGTGACTCGGGTCCAATTGCGTTCTTCACTCAACAAATAGCCAAGATCATCGCCATCGTAGAGTAGTAGATATTGGGCCGCCATGGCACGGCTGTCCGGCAATACAAACCAATCCGGATCTTCATTGTGGAAGGCCTTGTTCATTTCCCGAAAGAAATCATTGACGGATGTCACCTCGGTGACAATATCCTGCTGTCGCAAAAAACTCTCCACATGTGCGATAGCCTGTAATGCCTCCGGCTCAAGAAACGCACCTTCCTGTGAGGCCCGCAACGAAATTTCCAGCGTCTCGACACCGCCGAGCTGATCATCGATAAAGCGGGAGGCGTTCCATACCGAGCTGTCGCGTTTAAAATACTCTAATAGATTGGTCTCAACGCGAATATTCAGCGCAGACAGCATGGAAAAAACAATTAATACGCCACTTGTCCATAATAGAACGGTGCGGTAACGGGGCAGAATTCGTGCAAACGCTTTCAGTGGCCGGTAAAGTACGGAACGTGTTTCCATTGACGGGGTTTGCAGCCCCTTTTTATGCCGCAAAAAATAGATGCCGAGAGGGATCAGGGTCATGGTCAGTAAAAATTCGGCCATCATGCCACCGGCGGCAGCCAGACCAAAGTGGCGAATTGGTGGGACCTGACTCACCGACAGGGAGGCAAAGCCGATGGCGGTGGTAAAGCTGGTGAGAAAGCAGGGCGCTGCCAAATGGATCAGAACATGGCGCATCACCTCGGGCAGTGGCTGGTGTTGACGGTCTTGCTTAAGGAAGGCGTTGAAGACATGAATACTGTCAGACACGGCGAGTGCCATCATCAAGGGCGGCAAAATTGAGGTCATGGGGCTCATGGCGCCCCCGACAAGATTGAGAAACGCCAAAGTCCAGATCAGACAGACACTGACGTTGACCATGGCCAGCACAATGGCCCAGGTATTGCGTAATGCCATTCCCACCAACAGAATCAACAGGACAAAGGTCAACGGCATGAAGGTCATCATGTCCCGTGTCATGGAACGGCTCAAGTTGACATCGGTGACCAACCAGCCGGCAATGTGCCAGGAAAAACCGGGGAACGGGGGCTTGGCCTCAGAGAAGGCATGTTCAACCTGTCGTACAAGGCGCTCATCAAACCCGGGGTCATTATGTTGCTTGCCGGGCCGAACCAGAAAAAGGGTGGCCGAGGTTGCACTATTGACCAGCGGACCATGAATCAGGCTATTGTCTAATGCCCGCCGGCGTAACGCTTCTTTGTCCTGGGTGGTTCGGGGTAAGTTTGTGACTAACGGCTCAACAATAAAGTCATCGTCAAAACCAACAAAATCTTCGACATTTGTAAGGCTGACCACACTCTCAACGTCATCCAGGCGTTCCAGACGATCCGTTTGTTCAGAGACATAGGCCAGAACGTCTGCGTCGAAAACATCCGGCGCGGAGAAACCGACGACAAGAAACTCATCTTCGCCAAACTGCTCTTTAAATGTTTCGTAAAAGACCAGGTCAGGATCGTCGTCGATAATCAGAGACTCAACCGAGGTTTCGGTGGGCAGAGTGGCATAAAACCAGAAAAGCCCTCCTGTAAGGAGAATCAACAGGCTTAAATAAAACAGGGGAAATTTAAAAATGGCCTGGCAGTTCCGATCAACAAAATGGCGAATCATGTCAATCCTCCAGTGTATTCACGGCCTCATAAAGAAATATCGAGGCGCATGTAAACTTGGTCCGCCTGATCGTAGGAGCCCAACAACGTATCTCCGTCACCGCTGAAAAGGTTAATGCCAAGCTCACAGGCTGTATTAGGAAAATATTTCAACGTCATCGAGGGTTGTACATAACTGCTGCCGTCCGTCAGGGTGTAATTGTAACGGGTGGCGAATTCGAGATTACCGCGCCAGATTGGTTTACGAATCTCTCCTAACAAGGCAACGTTATCCTGTTCAAAATAGAGGATCTGTTTATCGTAGTCGAAAATATGCATCCAGGAGGTTTGGAGATTAAAATACCACTCTTCTTCCGAGGTATAATCGATTCCCGTGACCAGATGGCCGACATCGTGGCGAGTTGAGGTCAAATCAGAGGCCAAAAAGGAGATTTTATCAATGTAGGCAATTTCACCGCGCAAACCGATAAGATCAAGAACCGTCTCCCACTCAAATCCGGAAATTTTCTGCCGTTTATAACGCGCTTCGACCATTTCATCGGTTAAAACAGCCGTGGCCAGTAACGCGGTGGGATCGGTTTCGGGATCACCGTCATAGCGGATATTTTTAACGGGAAAACTCACGATGGTCGGTAACGTCTCCCAGCCATAGCGATAACTCAGGGCAAAATCCGCTCGCTCGGTCTGCCATAATAAACGCACCGCTCCTGACATATTTTCGACACTGTCGCTCGGTTCGCGTTCGTGAACTCTCAACGCCTCGGCATAGGATTTAAGTGCCGCAGGGATATCCGGATGGCTCAGGATGGTTTGCCGCAAATTACGATACAACGCCCAATCGGAATCAAAGTAATCCAAGTCGGATTCCTCAAACCAGGGGCTGACAACCGCTTCAAAAGTAAAGATTTCGCCATAGGTCCGCAGACGAGCCAGCCAGGAAGGATCCTTACGCTCTTCGAGGTCCAAGGTCATGAATTGACGTAAATCTTCCGGATTAAGGCTGTCAAGGGGAGAAAGTTGATCGCTTTTCCCCCAGCGCACCCGTTGCTTACCAAGAGAAACGTCCCAAGCCGGTGCCGTCAAAAGCAGATAGCCTTCGTACAGACGCACCTCAGTGTCTTCATCAGCCTCGTCGGCATCATAATAAAGACGATCGAATTCCATCCCAACACGGCCTTGCAAAACATAGCCCGATGAAAGGTCCTGCTCCAACTCTCCACCGACCCTGGCTTGAACGTGGCTCAGTGCGTCATCATCATAATCATCATTTTCCAAATCCTGGGCTGTATAACCAAACAACTCTCCCCAGAGAGAAAACGCTGTCTCAGATTCTTCGGGCCGTTGAAAAACAGGCTCTGTTTCCATCGCTACAGATGGTTCTTCCGGGGCCGGAGGCTCATCGACATGAGCGAAGTCTCGCTTGACGACAGTTTCTGTTTCTTGGCTCATGACGCCAACAGCAGAGGGTGGTTCCAACATGCTTTTGCGTGGCTGCTCAGAAATAATCACGTCGACGATCAGTCCCCCCTCAGCACCATTTGTCAGGTGCATAAGACAGCTCTGATCCGGGCCGATATCAAAAACGATGCGCATACTCGTCTGGTGAAGACCAATACGGATCTTGTCGAGGCGGCCATCCTCAACCCGAATAAATCGAGGGATTCCAGCAGAAGGGAGGGTCGACTCCACATCAAGATAGAACCGCTGCGGACTTAGTTTTGTTGCCGGCAGGGTATGCTTGGTCATGTTGGCCGCACCATCCAGCGTTAGCGTGACACGGGTTGACCGGGAGGAAGATTCCCACGAAAGATTCTCGAGTTGTGCGGCGAATAAAGACGAACAAAATAAAACTAAAAAAAGCGCCGCAAAGAGCAACAGCACACAAGGACGTGGCCCACCCAAAATCATCTCCACACAAGAATAACCAGGCGAGCGTAAGCGCGTGATGCTTTTATCCGATGTACAATGAGTCGTCGTTTTCATAGGCTATGGTTCCAAAGCACGCGTTGTCAGGAGTCTGGCGGGAAGTCCCGTGTTATATTGAACACGATAGGTCGTCAGCCGGGTTTGATGCTGATCGGCGTGATCCTCCATGAGCACGGACATCTCCGTTGCAATGCCCTCAATTATATCTACTTTTTCAACCGTGTAGGTTTTTGTCTGCTCCCCCTTTCCATCCCAAAAACACGTGCGCAAGGGGAGAAAATGCTCTTTTTCAATCCAGGAAACAATCTTGCTATATTGCGTTTCCGTTCCAGGCGTTGGGGTGCTGATCAGGACATAGCAATCATGCCCGAGAACTGATTCCGGATCTTTAAGCACATACTCCCATTCAGCCACAGGATGCCGTTGCATATCCTCATAGGTAAAATCCGAATTGACGAAACTGCGGCCCTGTTGTGCGGAAACAATCCGCCGGGTTCGTTTGAGGGCCGGAAGGTAGAGATGTTGCTGGGTGGTATTATCGTCCGTATCCTCAATAACTAAAAATGCCGTATCCCGGATATCCGCCGGAGCGGTAAAGCGGATCAACACCCGCCGTTCGCTGGGGGTATCGCGGCGCTGGGTCAACATCTCCCGATGGCGCACATGACCGCTTTTGCTGATCAGATCCATCGATCCGACCATCTGCAGATCTTGCCCCACATCCCGATGATAGACGTTGTAGGCCACCTGCTCGGCAGTCAGTGACTCCGTTACAGCGACCGCAGAAAGAGGCAGACCCGCAAGAAGAACGGTCAGCAGCAAAATTGACAAACTAATATGCTTCATGACTGGTTCATCCTTTTTTTAAACTGACGGAAAATGAGCCAGGTTTTCAATTGTTGCAACGGATTCTTCCCTCCCCACAGAAGATAGCCTTTTTTCAGCTTTCGCCGATACATATCGATCTGGATATAATGGGGAACCGGAGAAACCTTTTGACTGCCGGTAAGAATCTTGACCACTTCCGTCGTCAGCAATGATGTCGCCAGTGTGCAGGCCGGCGCAACAGCCGGGCCTTTTTTATTCTTCATATCAACCTTTGCCAGATCCATATAACGAATATGATAGGGATAAGGGGCCAGTCCTGAGGCAAATGCGGCCAGATT
This region of uncultured Desulfuromonas sp. genomic DNA includes:
- a CDS encoding PEP-CTERM sorting domain-containing protein — its product is MKRLTTLLAAFVLFSGIGINANAFVIQDFTLDFSVIDSDFGTYSNINNINYDSILEPNTWIFQDLGSDGVLGNGDTFTESGFMNLSSLSPGGTPFLFDTDNSLGYGANHSFYVNMYYTNLTGSISEYDDKGTTDPTDDTWNYSFDSGAGTVGWYFDNDADPSNGTISTLLTGHVIPLSSGTADGFLSGAGASSNWDVTAEIDTVNIAGFLLDEEGNELWNTLGQFNWLQTITTGDTTIVSQTYNPQANQIIYVGITGDQTVLNAVPEPSTFFLLGSGLLALGLIARRRKA
- a CDS encoding PEP-CTERM sorting domain-containing protein (PEP-CTERM proteins occur, often in large numbers, in the proteomes of bacteria that also encode an exosortase, a predicted intramembrane cysteine proteinase. The presence of a PEP-CTERM domain at a protein's C-terminus predicts cleavage within the sorting domain, followed by covalent anchoring to some some component of the (usually Gram-negative) cell surface. Many PEP-CTERM proteins exhibit an unusual sequence composition that includes large numbers of potential glycosylation sites. Expression of one such protein has been shown restore the ability of a bacterium to form floc, a type of biofilm.); translation: MKVFRYLFVLFALCLMASPTLALTINFSDQTATDGSGKTSPYIGSDSSLTYFIETFDETGSSPFGEGVYSSDSTNIAASTITVDAGGAFNTLDPTKLDVVGGFGITTGTKSYAATPADDRTSFAYGPGAPGAGYALPASVKIENEDFLGYQPGVYVRYLGLYYGSIDNYNEIAFYSGDSLLTTASGFLTDGILSGSEILVYMNGTTGNQFEEGSNVYVNMFFDADELFTAFEFRSTGVAFELDNVVAGVAPAPVPEPSTVLLLGTGLAALGFAVRRRR
- a CDS encoding MMPL family transporter, with protein sequence MIRHFVDRNCQAIFKFPLFYLSLLILLTGGLFWFYATLPTETSVESLIIDDDPDLVFYETFKEQFGEDEFLVVGFSAPDVFDADVLAYVSEQTDRLERLDDVESVVSLTNVEDFVGFDDDFIVEPLVTNLPRTTQDKEALRRRALDNSLIHGPLVNSATSATLFLVRPGKQHNDPGFDERLVRQVEHAFSEAKPPFPGFSWHIAGWLVTDVNLSRSMTRDMMTFMPLTFVLLILLVGMALRNTWAIVLAMVNVSVCLIWTLAFLNLVGGAMSPMTSILPPLMMALAVSDSIHVFNAFLKQDRQHQPLPEVMRHVLIHLAAPCFLTSFTTAIGFASLSVSQVPPIRHFGLAAAGGMMAEFLLTMTLIPLGIYFLRHKKGLQTPSMETRSVLYRPLKAFARILPRYRTVLLWTSGVLIVFSMLSALNIRVETNLLEYFKRDSSVWNASRFIDDQLGGVETLEISLRASQEGAFLEPEALQAIAHVESFLRQQDIVTEVTSVNDFFREMNKAFHNEDPDWFVLPDSRAMAAQYLLLYDGDDLGYLLSEERNWTRVTARITEHNSSVVSGYIESTQSYLDKVTQGTTLEARVTGKTLIANKLIDFIVNSQVQSLALAFFLIFLVMLRVFRSWKLGLISLVPNMMPILLNFAVMGLFEVPLNSATAIISAVAIGIAVDDTIHFICQYQQQRQSGNDAIIAVENAVCIKGSPIVITSLIMTGGFGILLFGSFVPTIQFGVLSALIMVFAVISDLVVLPALLLKFD
- a CDS encoding DUF1302 family protein; the encoded protein is MTKHTLPATKLSPQRFYLDVESTLPSAGIPRFIRVEDGRLDKIRIGLHQTSMRIVFDIGPDQSCLMHLTNGAEGGLIVDVIISEQPRKSMLEPPSAVGVMSQETETVVKRDFAHVDEPPAPEEPSVAMETEPVFQRPEESETAFSLWGELFGYTAQDLENDDYDDDALSHVQARVGGELEQDLSSGYVLQGRVGMEFDRLYYDADEADEDTEVRLYEGYLLLTAPAWDVSLGKQRVRWGKSDQLSPLDSLNPEDLRQFMTLDLEERKDPSWLARLRTYGEIFTFEAVVSPWFEESDLDYFDSDWALYRNLRQTILSHPDIPAALKSYAEALRVHEREPSDSVENMSGAVRLLWQTERADFALSYRYGWETLPTIVSFPVKNIRYDGDPETDPTALLATAVLTDEMVEARYKRQKISGFEWETVLDLIGLRGEIAYIDKISFLASDLTSTRHDVGHLVTGIDYTSEEEWYFNLQTSWMHIFDYDKQILYFEQDNVALLGEIRKPIWRGNLEFATRYNYTLTDGSSYVQPSMTLKYFPNTACELGINLFSGDGDTLLGSYDQADQVYMRLDISL
- a CDS encoding outer membrane lipoprotein-sorting protein, with the translated sequence MKHISLSILLLTVLLAGLPLSAVAVTESLTAEQVAYNVYHRDVGQDLQMVGSMDLISKSGHVRHREMLTQRRDTPSERRVLIRFTAPADIRDTAFLVIEDTDDNTTQQHLYLPALKRTRRIVSAQQGRSFVNSDFTYEDMQRHPVAEWEYVLKDPESVLGHDCYVLISTPTPGTETQYSKIVSWIEKEHFLPLRTCFWDGKGEQTKTYTVEKVDIIEGIATEMSVLMEDHADQHQTRLTTYRVQYNTGLPARLLTTRALEP